Below is a window of Streptomyces qaidamensis DNA.
CCGTCGAGGAGCACCTCGCCCGCGTCCGGGTCGGCCAGTCGTCCGGCCAGGGCGGCCAGCAGCGACTTGCCCGCCCCGGACCGGCCGACCACGGCCAGGGTCGTGCCGCCCGGGATGTCGAGGTCCACTCCGTCGAGCACGGTGCGTCCGCCGCGCCGGGCCGTCACCCCGCGCAGCTCCAGCCGCCCGGGGCCGTCGGGCAGCCGGCGGGCGCCGAACGCGGTGGCGGGCTCGGCCTCGATCTCGCCGAGGCGCCGGGCCGCGGCCCGGGCCCGCGCCAGTCCCGCGAGCCGGCCGACCAGGACACCGACGCCCGTGGCGAGCATCGCGTACCGGGAGGCCGCGAGCACCTCGCCCACCGAGAGCCGGCCCCGGGTGAGCAGTACTCCGGCCACGGCGACGACCGCGAGTTGCAGCAGCGGCGCCACGGCGACCGCCCGGGCCGCGGCCCGCCCCTGCACCCGCCACATGCGGTGCCCGGCCCGGGACAGACCGGGCAGCGGCCGCAGCACCCGGGCCGTCTCCCGGCCCTCCGTGCCGGCCGCGCGGACGGTGCGGACGCCCTCGACGGCCTCCGCCAGCGCGGCCGCGATCCGGCCCTGGGCCCGCTGGTAGCGCGAGGCGCTCTCGGAGGTGTCCCGGGAGACGGCGCGCAGGAGAAGGACGAGCACGGGCGCTCCGGCGAGGAACACGGCCGCGAGCCACCAGTCGATCAGACCCAGCGCCACCACCCCGCCGACGGGACCGGCGAGCGCGGCGACCAGCGCCGCACGGGCCGCCGGAGTGGTCCCCGCCTCGGCGGCGTTGCCGACCAGCCGCGCGACGAGGTCACCGGAGCCGAAGCGGTCCGCGGCGCGCGGGCCGACGCCGAGCACGTGCCCGGTCAGCCGGCGGCGCAGCCACGCGGTGGTGCGGGCGTCCACGGTGCCGGTGAGGACGGTCTGGACCGCGTCGAGCAGACCGAGCAGGAGGACGAGGCCGGCGCAGCAGAGCACCCAGCGGGTCGCCGGAGCGTGCGCCAGCAGAAGATCGAGGGCCCGGCCCAGCGCGGCCGGGAGCAGCAGTCCGGCACCCGTCGCGGCGATGCTCACCAGGCACAGCGCCGCGCAGCGGGACCCGCTGTACCGGGTGGCCGCGCGCAGCAGCGTGCGAGCGTGTCCGGCCGCCGGGTCGTCGTCGCCGCGCGAGGTCATACGGGCCTTTCCTGGGACGGGAAGGACCCCGGGCGGCCCCTCCCCGAAGGGAGGGAGCCGCCCGGAGCGAGCAGACCGTCGGTCAGAGACAGAGCAGAACGCTCGCGGCGCTGATGCAGGAGAGCAGGCTCACCGTGCTGTTGCCGCCGCCGTCCGTGCGCTCTTCGGTCTCGATGGTCTGCAGGTCGAGAAGTGCCATGGTGTGTCCTTCCATTGGGTGTCCGTCCGTGGTCATCCGTGGGGACGGGGTTGGGTCACGACTCCGCGGGATCGCGCAGCCGCGTCAGTGGGGCCGCCTGTTCGGCGGCGGGAGGAACGGCAGGTGGGCTTCGGTCGCCGGGTCGAGGGCCGCGCCGAGCGCCAGCAGGCACCCTGCCGTTCCGGTGGCGAGGTCCATGGAGAGCCGCATCATCTGGTGGCCGGGGAAGGCCAGCTGGCCCTGGTAGGCCATCGCGAACCAGCCGAGCCCGGCGATCTGCGCGGCCAGCCGGTCCTCGGTCGCGCCCGGCGTGGTCGTCCGGCTGAGGTGCAGGATCATTCCGGCGCGGCCCTGGAAGAGCCCGGGCTGCGCGTAGAAGCGTGAGGTGGCCGCGGTGAGCACGCCGGAGCGGGCCGGCGCGAACTCCCCGGCGAGACCGGGGGAGTGGGCGACGAGGTCGTCGAGGACCATGCCGAGGCCCGCGCTGCCGTCGCCGAGATAGGGCAGGGTCCGCCAGCCTTCGTCGACCTCCAGCGACCCGTTCTCGCGGGTCACGCAGGACGCCAGGTCCCGGCGCAGGGCCACGGCCGCCGCCTCCAGCCAGGCCTCCTCACCGGTCCACTCGTACTGCCGCAGCATGAGCAGGGCGGGGCCGCTCGCGCCGCGCAGCAGTCCCGCGCGCGGCCGCGACGAGGCCGGGACCGGCTCGGTGAGCCGCTGGACGAGGATCCGCGCGGCCTCGTGGGCCCGCTCGCCCAGCTCCGCCTCGCCGGTCGTACGGGCCAGCTGCCCGAGGACGAGGCCCAGCCCGGCCAGTCCGCCGTGCAGGTCGGAGGAGAGGTTCTGCCACCGCTCGGCGAGGATGCCATCGACCAGGTCCAGCGCCCGCTGCCGGTGCCCGAGCCGGTCGAGGACCAGGGCGACACCCGCGAGCCCGTCGTACAGGCCGAGCGGTGTACCGACCGGGGCCGGTGCCGTCCGGTCCAGCAGCCAGCGCTCGCCCTCCTCGTACCGTTCGGCGCCGGCCGCGTCCAGCGCGAACAGCACGCCCGCGGCGCCGTGCGCGATCCCGAGCCCGCCGCCGTCCGAGAACTGCGCGACGTCGCCGGGGAAGAGCCGGTCGGCGCGCTCCGGGGTGGCCGAGGCGAGGATGGCCTTGACCATCGAGTCGCGGCTGTACGGCCAGTCGCCCGGGTTCACCGGCGAGGAGGGAGCGGCCACCGTACGGCCGGACACCTCCCGGGTGATCTCCGTGACCGCTTCGTCGAGGAACTCCCGCGGTACGTCCGGGAACTGCTCCGCGATCACCTCCGCCAGGTGCGCCGCCTTGCCGCGATCGACCACGAACAACGTGGTCACGGGCAGGAACAGGGCCAGCCGCAGACAGGCCAGCGCATAGCGGTCGATGTCGGCGCCCCGGCGGTCCGACGGCGCGAAGAACCCGGGGTGGGCGACGACCTGGCGGCCGTTCTCCGCGACGGGGGCCGCGGCCTCGAAGTCGA
It encodes the following:
- a CDS encoding SapB/AmfS family lanthipeptide — its product is MALLDLQTIETEERTDGGGNSTVSLLSCISAASVLLCL
- the lanKC gene encoding class III lanthionine synthetase LanKC, producing the protein MDKRYEVYALADRHFYETPDRLAQGGQGTAPHLYETARRPLPEGWESARIGDWQTMTPLGPDGEPLQGPAQGWKIHASATRANAEDIARIVWDYCVERRVPFKFVPGPHLLHLRNTKYAPRDGSGKFVTVYPADEEQLHQVLRELGALLEGFEGPYILTDLRWGEGPLYVRYGAFARAFVVDERGSLVPAVRDGEGRLVPDRRSPSFQVPEWVTLPAFLQPHLDARNNTTTGDLPYRIEKALHFSNGGGVYAGTDTRDGRKVVLKEGRPHAGLASDGADAIARLEREKRALEQVAGTGVVPEVRDWFELGGHRFLVMDFLPGRPLNSFFAERHPLLTQDPDAQAVASYTAWALRVHRRVEEAVAAVHARGIVFNDLHVFNIMVAPDEETVFLLDFEAAAPVAENGRQVVAHPGFFAPSDRRGADIDRYALACLRLALFLPVTTLFVVDRGKAAHLAEVIAEQFPDVPREFLDEAVTEITREVSGRTVAAPSSPVNPGDWPYSRDSMVKAILASATPERADRLFPGDVAQFSDGGGLGIAHGAAGVLFALDAAGAERYEEGERWLLDRTAPAPVGTPLGLYDGLAGVALVLDRLGHRQRALDLVDGILAERWQNLSSDLHGGLAGLGLVLGQLARTTGEAELGERAHEAARILVQRLTEPVPASSRPRAGLLRGASGPALLMLRQYEWTGEEAWLEAAAVALRRDLASCVTRENGSLEVDEGWRTLPYLGDGSAGLGMVLDDLVAHSPGLAGEFAPARSGVLTAATSRFYAQPGLFQGRAGMILHLSRTTTPGATEDRLAAQIAGLGWFAMAYQGQLAFPGHQMMRLSMDLATGTAGCLLALGAALDPATEAHLPFLPPPNRRPH
- a CDS encoding ABC transporter ATP-binding protein, with product MTSRGDDDPAAGHARTLLRAATRYSGSRCAALCLVSIAATGAGLLLPAALGRALDLLLAHAPATRWVLCCAGLVLLLGLLDAVQTVLTGTVDARTTAWLRRRLTGHVLGVGPRAADRFGSGDLVARLVGNAAEAGTTPAARAALVAALAGPVGGVVALGLIDWWLAAVFLAGAPVLVLLLRAVSRDTSESASRYQRAQGRIAAALAEAVEGVRTVRAAGTEGRETARVLRPLPGLSRAGHRMWRVQGRAAARAVAVAPLLQLAVVAVAGVLLTRGRLSVGEVLAASRYAMLATGVGVLVGRLAGLARARAAARRLGEIEAEPATAFGARRLPDGPGRLELRGVTARRGGRTVLDGVDLDIPGGTTLAVVGRSGAGKSLLAALAGRLADPDAGEVLLDGVPLRELRRDDLRGAVGYAFARPALLGGTVGQAIGLGLPSPSPGRIREAARTALAHDFVRRLPNGYDTAVADAPRSGGESQRLGLARAFAHGGRLLILDDALSSLDTVTERHITDALFGDGPGTTRLLVAHRGATAACADAVAWLDGGQVRAVGRHEELWRLAEYRAVFGEGAGPADPGGSDVPPVSDTQDRDGEGHDGMSGRMRPAAAAGDGTAP